From a region of the Streptomyces sp. B21-083 genome:
- a CDS encoding ATP-binding protein: MAYRIDRYPSEDSPRLGAMTLHPTPESVPRARRWFRKFIAPYNPACSVDDCELMISELVTNAICYGKAEASWVVRVEWFREETSLRVEVHNPGFPVNVRLRCPDANDAHGRGLLLVNSIAESWHSGPSRFGGTVVSFVVADAWPS; encoded by the coding sequence ATGGCTTACAGGATCGACCGCTACCCCTCTGAGGACTCGCCGCGGCTCGGAGCGATGACCTTGCATCCGACGCCGGAGTCCGTCCCCCGGGCCCGACGTTGGTTCCGGAAGTTCATCGCTCCGTACAATCCTGCCTGCTCGGTCGATGACTGCGAGCTGATGATCTCGGAACTGGTCACCAACGCCATCTGCTACGGGAAGGCTGAGGCATCCTGGGTCGTGCGCGTGGAGTGGTTCCGGGAGGAGACCTCGCTGCGGGTCGAGGTGCACAACCCGGGCTTCCCTGTGAACGTGCGACTCCGGTGCCCCGACGCCAACGACGCACACGGGCGCGGGCTGCTCCTCGTCAACTCGATCGCGGAGTCGTGGCACTCCGGGCCCAGTCGCTTCGGCGGAACGGTGGTCTCCTTCGTGGTGGCCGATGCCTGGCCGTCGTGA